One genomic window of Candidatus Marimicrobium litorale includes the following:
- the hflC gene encoding protease modulator HflC → MSGRNIVVILVALVLVLVASKSLFVIKETERGVLLRFGEVVQPDLQPGLHVKIPFVNNVRKFDGRVLTVDSTPERFFTQEKKALIVDSYAKFKVSDTEKYYTATNGDEARAMNLLAQRINNGLKDQLAVRTIQEVVSGERDQLMQALTEELSTVVQEVYGVEMVDVRVKQIDLPPEVSESVYRRMNAEREKEARELRSQGQELAEGIRAAADRDATVLKANAYRDSELIRGEGDATATSTYAGAFNQDPEFYSFTRSLKAYQDAFQGQGDVLLLHPDSEFFKYLKDSQGGN, encoded by the coding sequence ATGTCCGGACGTAATATCGTAGTCATTCTGGTGGCACTGGTTTTGGTGCTGGTGGCCAGTAAATCGCTTTTTGTGATCAAGGAAACCGAACGTGGTGTGTTGTTGCGGTTTGGTGAGGTGGTTCAGCCGGATTTGCAACCGGGTCTGCATGTAAAGATTCCTTTCGTGAACAATGTGCGGAAGTTCGATGGGCGCGTATTGACGGTAGATTCAACGCCTGAACGTTTCTTTACACAGGAAAAGAAAGCCCTGATTGTGGACTCTTATGCCAAGTTCAAGGTGTCTGATACTGAGAAGTACTACACGGCAACCAATGGCGACGAGGCACGCGCCATGAATCTTTTGGCACAGCGCATCAATAACGGCTTGAAAGATCAACTGGCGGTAAGAACGATCCAGGAGGTGGTTTCGGGCGAGCGAGATCAGCTGATGCAGGCGCTTACAGAGGAGCTTTCGACAGTTGTGCAGGAAGTGTACGGTGTTGAAATGGTAGATGTGCGCGTGAAGCAGATCGATCTTCCCCCGGAAGTGTCCGAATCGGTATACAGAAGGATGAACGCCGAGCGTGAGAAAGAGGCCCGGGAGTTGCGTTCGCAAGGTCAGGAGCTTGCAGAGGGTATCCGTGCGGCGGCTGACCGTGACGCGACGGTACTGAAAGCCAACGCCTATCGTGATTCGGAACTGATCCGCGGTGAAGGTGATGCCACCGCTACCTCCACTTATGCGGGTGCTTTCAATCAGGATCCCGAGTTTTACTCATTCACCCGCAGCCTCAAGGCGTATCAGGATGCGTTTCAGGGGCAGGGCGATGTCCTGCTGCTGCACCCGGACAGTGAGTTTTTTAAATATCTCAAGGATTCTCAGGGCGGAAATTAG
- the mutL gene encoding DNA mismatch repair endonuclease MutL, giving the protein MSRIRLLSSRLANQIAAGEVVERPASVAKELLENSLDAAASRVEVEVESGGARLIRIRDDGIGIPSEDMTLALARHATSKITSLEDLEEVGSLGFRGEALASIGSVSRLVLTSNNAEDGSEGCSAVCEGREMEVQIKPAAHPRGTTVEVRDLFFNTPARRKFLRTEKTEFGHLEEVIKRLALSRFDVAFNLRHNGKAVHSLKAATTLVEQGRRVASVCGPAFMEQAVVIESDASPYRLTGWVGLPTFSRSQADLQYFFVNGRIVRDKLVAHAIKQAYRDVLYHGRHPAFVLYLELDPALVDVNVHPTKHEVRFRDGRAVHNFLFSTLHRALADLRPGNEPALADGTAHTPVAVDGMAVDTATGEIRAQGALSWDVSRAGSAMSGGRAPMAVGPARVTEQLQGYARLYGSNSPVPEDAEIPPLGYALAQLKGIYILSENALGLVLVDMHAAHERITYEGLKTSRDAEGVRSQPLLVPQSIAVSQREVSVAETHAALFRNLGMLVETGGEESLVIRSVPALLRDSDLEMLLRDVLADLVEYGSSERIEAHMDEILSTMACHGSVRANRRLTVPEMNALLRDMEETERSGQCNHGRPTWVQLGLEELDKLFLRGR; this is encoded by the coding sequence ATGTCTCGAATCCGTTTGCTCAGTTCCAGACTGGCCAACCAGATCGCCGCCGGCGAGGTGGTAGAGCGCCCGGCGTCCGTGGCCAAGGAATTGCTGGAGAACAGTCTGGACGCGGCTGCGAGTAGAGTAGAGGTGGAGGTTGAGTCGGGCGGTGCCCGCCTGATTCGCATCCGCGATGACGGCATTGGCATACCCTCCGAGGACATGACTCTGGCGTTGGCGCGGCACGCCACCAGCAAGATCACTTCTCTGGAGGACCTCGAGGAAGTGGGCAGCCTGGGCTTTCGCGGAGAGGCGCTGGCCAGTATCGGTTCTGTGTCGCGCCTGGTGCTTACCAGCAATAACGCCGAGGATGGCAGTGAGGGCTGCAGTGCTGTCTGTGAGGGGCGAGAAATGGAGGTGCAGATCAAGCCTGCGGCGCACCCCCGGGGCACGACCGTAGAGGTGCGAGACCTGTTTTTCAATACGCCTGCGCGGCGCAAATTCCTGCGCACGGAAAAGACGGAGTTCGGGCACCTGGAAGAGGTGATCAAGCGTCTCGCCCTCTCCCGCTTCGACGTAGCCTTCAACCTGCGGCATAACGGCAAGGCAGTGCACAGCCTGAAAGCGGCGACGACGCTCGTCGAGCAGGGGCGCCGTGTCGCCTCGGTGTGCGGTCCCGCCTTCATGGAGCAGGCGGTTGTCATCGAATCTGATGCCTCCCCCTATCGGCTCACGGGCTGGGTCGGGTTGCCTACGTTCTCCCGCAGCCAGGCGGACCTGCAGTATTTCTTTGTGAACGGGCGCATTGTGCGTGACAAGTTGGTGGCTCATGCGATTAAACAGGCTTACCGGGATGTGCTTTACCACGGTCGCCATCCTGCGTTCGTGCTATACCTCGAGCTCGATCCCGCCCTCGTGGACGTGAACGTGCATCCCACAAAACATGAGGTGCGCTTCCGTGACGGCCGCGCAGTGCACAATTTCCTGTTTTCTACTTTGCATCGTGCTCTGGCGGATCTGCGGCCCGGCAATGAGCCGGCTCTGGCCGATGGCACTGCTCACACGCCAGTGGCGGTTGACGGTATGGCGGTCGATACCGCTACGGGCGAGATACGCGCTCAGGGCGCGCTGTCCTGGGATGTATCGCGGGCAGGTAGCGCGATGTCGGGCGGACGCGCCCCTATGGCTGTGGGCCCGGCACGAGTGACTGAGCAGTTGCAGGGCTATGCCAGGCTTTACGGCTCAAACTCCCCGGTTCCGGAGGACGCTGAGATACCGCCGCTGGGTTATGCACTGGCGCAGTTAAAGGGCATTTATATTCTCTCGGAAAATGCCCTTGGCCTGGTGCTGGTAGATATGCACGCTGCCCACGAGCGCATTACCTACGAGGGTCTTAAAACGTCCCGCGATGCAGAGGGTGTTAGAAGCCAGCCCTTGCTGGTGCCGCAGTCGATCGCCGTCAGTCAGCGGGAAGTCAGTGTGGCTGAGACGCATGCGGCGCTGTTCCGCAACCTGGGTATGCTGGTTGAGACGGGTGGAGAGGAGAGCCTGGTGATTCGCTCGGTGCCTGCGTTGCTAAGAGATTCTGACCTCGAAATGCTATTGCGTGATGTGCTGGCTGACCTCGTGGAATACGGCAGCTCAGAGCGTATCGAGGCTCACATGGATGAAATTCTGTCGACGATGGCTTGTCATGGCTCTGTCCGGGCCAACCGGCGCTTAACTGTGCCGGAGATGAACGCGTTGTTGCGCGACATGGAAGAGACCGAGCGTTCCGGGCAGTGTAATCACGGGCGCCCGACCTGGGTTCAGCTGGGCCTCGAGGAGCTGGACAAGCTGTTCCTGCGTGGTCGCTGA
- the hflX gene encoding ribosome rescue GTPase HflX — MFFERPSSGEKAVLVHLNLDSESQREDPREFEELVISAGGDPTAYIMGSRRAPDPRTFVGSGKLDEIAREVDAHGAEIVMFNHALSPSQERNLETELKCRVLDRTGLILDIFAQRARTHEGKLQVELAQLQHMTTRLVRGWTHLERQKGGIGLRGPGETQLETDRRLLRARIRSISARLEKVRKQRNQGRRSRLRAEIPTVSLVGYTNAGKSTLFNRVTASSVYVADQLFATLDPTLRRVSVESVGPIVLADTVGFIAHLPHNLVEAFKATLEETLSAQILIHVVDASDAEKERNMGEVQDVLAEIGAQDIPQLQVFNKLDLLQQPPRLDRDSDGRPLRVWLSAVTGEGVELLMQAIAELVGRDMVSEDVSLDPGQGDLRSAFYSLGAVQTEQYGEDGVAHLKVRLPRADWNRLMKKGPEPIY, encoded by the coding sequence TTGTTTTTTGAACGCCCCAGTTCGGGTGAAAAAGCGGTACTCGTTCATCTAAATCTCGATAGTGAGTCTCAGCGTGAAGACCCGCGTGAATTCGAGGAGCTCGTGATCTCAGCGGGCGGGGATCCCACCGCCTATATCATGGGCTCACGCAGGGCCCCGGATCCCCGCACGTTCGTGGGGTCGGGTAAGCTCGATGAGATTGCGCGGGAAGTCGATGCACACGGTGCTGAAATCGTCATGTTCAATCATGCCCTGAGTCCCAGTCAGGAGAGAAACCTGGAAACCGAACTCAAGTGTCGTGTACTGGACCGCACGGGCTTGATACTCGATATTTTCGCCCAGCGCGCTCGAACGCATGAGGGTAAGCTGCAGGTGGAGTTGGCGCAGCTGCAACATATGACGACCCGCTTGGTGCGAGGCTGGACCCACCTGGAGCGACAAAAAGGCGGGATCGGGCTCAGGGGTCCCGGGGAAACGCAGTTGGAAACGGATCGTCGCCTGCTGCGCGCACGCATTCGCTCTATTTCGGCGCGGCTGGAAAAAGTGCGCAAGCAGCGGAATCAGGGGCGACGGTCCCGTCTGCGGGCGGAAATTCCAACGGTGTCACTGGTCGGTTATACCAACGCGGGCAAATCGACGCTGTTCAATCGCGTGACGGCATCGAGTGTATATGTAGCGGACCAGCTGTTTGCGACCCTTGATCCCACGCTGCGACGGGTATCTGTGGAGAGCGTCGGTCCAATAGTATTGGCTGATACAGTGGGCTTTATCGCTCATCTGCCGCACAATCTGGTCGAGGCGTTCAAGGCGACTCTGGAGGAAACTCTGAGTGCCCAGATACTGATCCATGTGGTCGACGCATCAGACGCGGAAAAAGAGCGAAATATGGGCGAGGTGCAGGACGTACTCGCGGAGATTGGCGCGCAGGATATTCCGCAGTTACAGGTGTTTAACAAGCTGGATCTGCTGCAGCAGCCACCGCGCCTCGATCGTGATTCTGATGGTCGACCACTGCGGGTCTGGCTGAGTGCAGTCACCGGCGAGGGGGTTGAACTTCTGATGCAGGCGATTGCCGAATTGGTAGGCCGCGATATGGTGTCGGAGGATGTCTCCCTCGATCCGGGTCAGGGGGATTTACGCTCGGCATTTTATAGCCTTGGCGCGGTGCAGACGGAGCAGTACGGCGAGGACGGAGTCGCCCATCTCAAGGTGCGACTGCCGCGTGCGGACTGGAACCGCCTGATGAAAAAAGGCCCGGAGCCTATTTATTAA
- the hfq gene encoding RNA chaperone Hfq — MSKGHTLQDPYLNILRKERVPVSIYLVNGIKLQGQIESFDQFVVLLKNTVSQMVYKHAISTVVPSRVVRVPLQNAPDDEEAGS; from the coding sequence ATGTCAAAAGGGCATACGCTACAAGACCCTTACCTGAACATCCTGCGCAAGGAACGAGTGCCGGTTTCTATTTATCTGGTCAATGGCATCAAATTGCAGGGTCAAATTGAGTCCTTTGACCAGTTTGTTGTGCTGCTCAAGAATACCGTTAGCCAGATGGTCTATAAGCACGCTATATCGACCGTCGTGCCCTCGCGGGTAGTGCGCGTGCCGTTGCAGAATGCGCCGGATGATGAAGAAGCCGGCAGCTAG
- the tsaE gene encoding tRNA (adenosine(37)-N6)-threonylcarbamoyltransferase complex ATPase subunit type 1 TsaE, with amino-acid sequence MTAFAQTAVDEPALVASGAALARAAERGLVVYLQGGLGMGKTTFSRGFIQQLGHCGAVKSPTYTLVEPYELQAYQVFHFDLYRLVDPEELEFIGIRDYFGDFSVCLVEWPERGEGALPSADLVITIDRDEPGRRVGYDARSERGERVMARLRAQPDG; translated from the coding sequence ATGACAGCCTTTGCGCAGACGGCCGTTGACGAACCTGCTCTGGTAGCGAGTGGTGCTGCATTGGCGCGTGCCGCGGAGCGCGGGCTGGTTGTTTACCTGCAGGGCGGTCTGGGCATGGGCAAGACAACGTTCAGTCGCGGATTCATCCAGCAACTTGGCCATTGCGGTGCGGTAAAGAGTCCCACCTATACCTTGGTCGAGCCTTACGAGCTGCAGGCGTATCAGGTTTTCCATTTCGACCTCTACCGGTTGGTCGATCCGGAGGAGCTCGAATTTATTGGTATCCGGGATTATTTTGGTGATTTTTCCGTTTGCCTGGTGGAATGGCCCGAGCGGGGTGAAGGCGCTTTGCCCTCGGCAGATTTAGTGATTACCATTGATCGCGACGAACCGGGGCGTCGCGTGGGTTATGACGCCAGGTCCGAGCGAGGTGAGCGAGTAATGGCGCGGCTGCGAGCGCAGCCCGACGGGTAG
- a CDS encoding DUF2065 domain-containing protein gives MDFWQILPVAVALVFIIEGMLPFISPQRWRNMLVVAEQMDDSVIRKIGLACMLFGVVVLYWVH, from the coding sequence ATGGACTTCTGGCAAATACTTCCGGTTGCCGTGGCCCTGGTGTTCATTATTGAAGGCATGTTGCCTTTCATCAGCCCACAACGCTGGCGCAATATGCTGGTGGTGGCTGAGCAGATGGACGACAGCGTGATTCGAAAAATCGGCCTCGCCTGTATGCTATTTGGGGTGGTTGTCCTTTACTGGGTGCACTAG
- the hflK gene encoding FtsH protease activity modulator HflK, whose product MSWNEPGGGGNKPKDPWGGGDNNGPPDLDEALKKLQERLGGLFGGGGSSSGGGSGPAFSGVAIGILLLVVVVIWAAMGLYQVDQQERGVVLRFGKYYELVGPGLHWNPPLIDDVTLLNVTKVRSVSFREIMLTQDENIVEVAMSAQYVINDPVKFVLKVRDPERSLSHAAQSALRHVVGGISMDMVLTEGRVQIAIDVEDRLQEYLDLYETGIFVEKVTVDEGKPPTQVQAAFDDVIKAREDEERVKNEAQAYANGVVPEARGAAQRQIEEANGYKEQVIANAQGEAERFTRLLEEYEKAPQVTRERLYLDAIQTVYAQSSKVMVDVEGGNNVMYLPLDKLAAQSPRVNGGDGQLKVDSTNIRELTNAVTEQLRRDAAVSERRRGGR is encoded by the coding sequence ATGTCCTGGAATGAACCGGGCGGTGGTGGAAACAAGCCCAAGGATCCTTGGGGTGGCGGCGACAATAATGGCCCGCCCGATCTGGATGAGGCATTGAAAAAACTGCAGGAGCGCCTCGGAGGCCTGTTTGGCGGCGGTGGCTCATCATCCGGGGGCGGGTCTGGACCTGCTTTCTCGGGCGTTGCCATTGGTATTTTGTTGTTGGTTGTGGTCGTGATATGGGCGGCAATGGGTTTATACCAGGTCGACCAGCAAGAGCGCGGCGTCGTCCTCCGTTTTGGTAAGTACTATGAATTGGTCGGTCCGGGTCTTCACTGGAATCCACCGTTGATCGACGATGTCACCCTGCTGAATGTTACAAAGGTACGTTCGGTCAGTTTCAGGGAAATCATGCTGACTCAGGACGAGAACATCGTTGAGGTTGCAATGTCCGCGCAGTATGTCATCAACGACCCTGTGAAATTTGTTCTGAAAGTGCGTGATCCGGAGCGCTCTCTGAGCCACGCCGCCCAGAGTGCTCTGCGTCATGTCGTAGGCGGGATCAGCATGGACATGGTGCTGACCGAAGGCCGTGTGCAGATTGCTATCGATGTCGAGGATAGGCTTCAGGAGTATCTCGACCTCTATGAGACCGGTATTTTCGTAGAAAAGGTCACGGTAGACGAGGGTAAGCCTCCCACACAGGTGCAGGCCGCATTCGACGATGTGATCAAGGCGAGGGAAGACGAGGAGCGGGTGAAGAACGAGGCTCAGGCTTATGCGAACGGAGTGGTTCCGGAAGCGCGTGGTGCGGCTCAGCGCCAGATAGAGGAAGCTAACGGATACAAGGAGCAGGTGATAGCCAATGCTCAGGGTGAAGCGGAGCGTTTCACGCGGCTGCTGGAGGAGTACGAGAAAGCGCCTCAAGTAACCAGAGAGCGCTTGTACCTCGACGCGATACAGACGGTGTACGCCCAGTCAAGCAAGGTGATGGTGGATGTCGAGGGGGGTAATAATGTGATGTACCTCCCGCTGGACAAGCTGGCGGCGCAGAGCCCGCGAGTTAACGGCGGTGATGGCCAGCTCAAGGTAGACAGTACCAATATTCGCGAGTTGACCAACGCGGTCACAGAACAATTACGCCGCGATGCCGCGGTCAGTGAGCGCCGCAGGGGAGGGCGTTGA
- a CDS encoding N-acetylmuramoyl-L-alanine amidase, with product MGRACWIWVALFLLVCPSVWAVEVHDVRLWRAPDHTRIVFDLSGATEHSLMVLSNPRRIVIDLREATLGADLTKLNLEKTPVTAIRSGIRDGDDLRVVLEVNAEVDPRSFDLRANEQAGDRLVLDLYDKQARPVEVKKQVDAAGKRDLIIAIDAGHGGEDPGAIGPSRVREKDIVLAISRELFALLESDTGFRPTLVRSGDYYVSLKGRRELARKRQADLFVSIHADAFRRPSAHGASVYALSTTGATSTAARYLAQRENAADLVGGVSLSDKDDVLAGVLADLSMTSTLDTSLNLGDRVLQSMDSVARLHKKKVEQAGFAVLKSADIPSILVETGFISNPDESRKLASRSYQRKMAAAIHRGIKSWFLAHPPSGTLLAWQKQQGGQEYIIARGDTLSGIASRFRVPLTDLMSYNDISSTKIRVGQKLTIPKS from the coding sequence ATGGGCAGGGCGTGTTGGATCTGGGTGGCCCTTTTTTTGCTGGTTTGCCCTTCCGTGTGGGCGGTAGAGGTGCACGATGTGCGCTTGTGGCGAGCACCTGACCACACGCGTATTGTTTTTGATCTCAGTGGCGCGACCGAGCATTCACTGATGGTGCTATCCAATCCGCGACGCATCGTGATAGACCTTCGCGAGGCCACTTTGGGTGCTGACTTGACCAAACTGAACCTGGAAAAAACGCCGGTGACCGCCATTCGCTCGGGCATACGCGATGGTGATGATTTGCGTGTTGTGCTCGAGGTCAATGCTGAGGTCGACCCTCGCAGTTTTGACCTCCGCGCCAATGAACAGGCTGGCGACCGCCTTGTGCTTGACCTTTACGACAAGCAGGCGCGGCCTGTTGAGGTCAAGAAGCAGGTAGATGCTGCCGGGAAGCGCGACCTCATAATTGCGATTGATGCTGGACACGGAGGAGAGGACCCGGGCGCGATCGGCCCCTCCCGGGTTCGCGAAAAGGACATTGTGCTGGCTATCTCCCGGGAATTATTCGCCTTGCTGGAGTCGGACACAGGTTTTCGCCCTACGCTCGTTCGCAGCGGCGATTATTACGTTAGTCTCAAGGGGCGCAGGGAACTCGCGCGCAAGCGCCAGGCAGATCTGTTTGTTTCCATCCATGCTGATGCGTTCCGGCGGCCCTCGGCCCACGGTGCCTCTGTGTATGCCCTGTCCACTACCGGTGCAACCAGTACCGCCGCTCGGTACCTCGCGCAGCGGGAGAATGCGGCCGATCTGGTCGGGGGGGTCAGCCTGTCAGACAAAGACGACGTGCTGGCTGGCGTGCTGGCGGACCTGTCCATGACGTCGACACTGGATACCAGCCTCAACCTCGGAGACCGTGTGCTGCAGAGCATGGACAGCGTCGCTCGATTGCACAAAAAAAAGGTAGAACAGGCCGGATTTGCTGTGCTCAAGTCGGCAGACATTCCCTCTATTCTGGTGGAAACGGGGTTTATCTCCAACCCCGACGAATCACGTAAACTGGCGAGCCGCAGCTACCAAAGGAAAATGGCTGCGGCGATTCACCGGGGCATCAAGAGCTGGTTTCTCGCCCATCCCCCGTCGGGCACGTTGCTTGCCTGGCAGAAACAGCAAGGCGGCCAAGAGTACATTATAGCGAGGGGTGATACACTCTCCGGCATCGCGAGTCGCTTTCGTGTGCCCCTGACTGACCTGATGAGTTATAACGACATCAGCAGTACCAAGATAAGGGTGGGGCAAAAGCTCACCATACCCAAGAGTTGA
- the miaA gene encoding tRNA (adenosine(37)-N6)-dimethylallyltransferase MiaA — MTSAKPALVCLMGPTASGKTELAIALAAELDCELVSVDSALVYRGLDIGSAKPDYPHHLVDICDPTEAYSAARFSEDARIRVAEIVARGRTPLLVGGTMLYFKAFLEGLADMPEADPVIRAQIEREAAAQGWPHMHRQLAAVDPAAAARIHPRHSQRLSRALEVYRATGTTLSAFHAQGSQGGGGAIRELYRVIQLAICPADRAQLHRRIEQRFSLMLDAGLVQEVRQLQARGDLHPDLPAVRAVGYRQVWQYLDGLCTLEEARDRAVAATRQLAKRQLTWLRKWPEIEWILTDHAGNVAQSDQFVSGDAGVPCTPLAHALQAIGDVRA, encoded by the coding sequence ATGACGTCCGCCAAACCCGCGCTGGTCTGCTTGATGGGCCCCACCGCCTCCGGTAAGACAGAGTTGGCGATCGCTCTTGCGGCTGAGTTGGATTGTGAATTGGTCAGCGTCGACTCCGCGCTGGTCTATCGCGGCTTGGATATAGGTAGCGCCAAACCGGATTATCCGCATCATCTGGTGGATATCTGTGACCCCACTGAGGCCTATTCAGCGGCGCGGTTTTCCGAGGATGCGAGAATCCGGGTGGCAGAGATCGTTGCCCGTGGCCGCACCCCCCTGCTGGTAGGGGGAACAATGCTGTATTTTAAAGCCTTTTTGGAGGGTCTCGCCGATATGCCCGAGGCGGACCCGGTGATCCGTGCACAAATCGAGCGGGAGGCCGCGGCACAGGGCTGGCCGCATATGCACCGGCAACTCGCGGCGGTAGATCCGGCAGCAGCGGCGCGTATTCACCCGCGGCATTCGCAGCGTCTGAGTCGGGCGCTGGAGGTTTACCGAGCGACAGGGACTACGTTGTCGGCCTTCCATGCCCAGGGCAGCCAGGGAGGCGGAGGCGCCATCCGTGAGCTTTATCGGGTAATCCAGTTGGCGATCTGCCCGGCGGACCGAGCGCAACTGCATCGCCGTATCGAGCAGCGTTTCAGCCTTATGTTGGATGCGGGGCTGGTGCAGGAGGTGCGTCAACTGCAGGCGAGGGGTGACTTGCATCCAGACTTGCCCGCCGTCAGGGCGGTGGGTTATCGACAGGTCTGGCAGTACCTGGATGGACTCTGCACGCTCGAAGAAGCGCGTGACAGGGCAGTCGCAGCGACACGGCAGCTGGCTAAAAGACAATTGACGTGGCTCAGAAAATGGCCGGAAATTGAGTGGATATTAACCGATCATGCAGGTAACGTCGCGCAAAGTGACCAATTTGTATCCGGTGATGCAGGGGTGCCGTGCACGCCGCTGGCGCATGCATTGCAGGCCATTGGCGATGTTCGAGCATAA
- a CDS encoding ATP phosphoribosyltransferase regulatory subunit yields MKMVDHWQLPDGVEEVLPAQAEAVERLRRQLLDLFHAWGYRLVIPPLVEFTESLLVGLGEDLDLTTFKLTDQISGRTLGLRADITPQVARIDAHSIADEGVTRLCYAGSTLHTRPKSPFASRSPIQLGAELYGDDSVGADVEVVCMMLATLEAAGLSGITLDLGHVGIYEAVLLHAELEEAREATVFDALQRKSVPDLIQALEGVDPGTTALIIALAKLHGDESILDDARALYAETVPDALLGLDTLQQVARTIRRQRPDLDIYFDLAELRGYNYHTGLVFAAYVPGVGEALANGGRYNDVGAVFGRARPATGFAADLKALMTLVPDVTESGAISLPGVDDEALLLRARELRESGEVVIQSFSGEVDPRCDRELVEMEGQWLIRPLKTTGRD; encoded by the coding sequence ATGAAAATGGTAGATCACTGGCAACTGCCCGACGGAGTGGAAGAGGTTCTTCCCGCCCAAGCCGAAGCTGTGGAGCGGCTGCGCCGCCAACTGTTGGACCTGTTTCACGCTTGGGGGTACCGGCTGGTGATCCCGCCGTTGGTGGAATTTACCGAGTCGTTGCTGGTGGGCCTGGGAGAGGATCTGGACCTGACCACGTTCAAGCTGACCGACCAGATTAGCGGTCGAACACTCGGACTTCGCGCGGATATCACGCCGCAGGTCGCGCGCATAGATGCGCACAGCATAGCTGACGAGGGCGTCACTCGACTTTGTTATGCCGGCTCGACATTACACACGCGCCCGAAATCACCCTTCGCCTCTCGCTCACCTATACAGCTGGGCGCGGAATTATACGGGGACGACAGTGTTGGTGCGGATGTTGAGGTCGTGTGCATGATGCTGGCGACTCTCGAGGCAGCGGGTCTCTCTGGCATCACCCTGGACCTCGGTCACGTGGGGATTTATGAGGCGGTTCTGCTGCATGCTGAACTGGAAGAGGCGCGGGAAGCAACGGTGTTTGATGCCTTGCAACGCAAATCGGTGCCCGATTTGATACAGGCGCTTGAAGGCGTTGACCCGGGCACTACCGCGTTGATCATCGCTCTGGCCAAGCTGCACGGTGACGAATCTATTCTTGACGATGCCCGAGCTCTTTATGCTGAAACAGTGCCGGACGCATTGTTGGGACTGGACACGCTGCAGCAGGTGGCGCGGACGATTCGCCGTCAGCGGCCTGACCTTGATATTTACTTTGATCTGGCCGAATTGCGCGGCTACAACTACCATACCGGCCTCGTTTTCGCCGCTTATGTGCCGGGCGTTGGCGAGGCTCTGGCGAATGGTGGTCGCTATAATGATGTAGGGGCTGTTTTTGGCAGGGCCCGGCCCGCCACCGGTTTCGCCGCGGATCTGAAAGCCCTCATGACCCTGGTGCCGGACGTGACTGAAAGCGGGGCTATCAGTCTGCCCGGGGTCGATGACGAGGCGCTGCTTCTCCGCGCCCGAGAGTTGCGTGAGTCCGGCGAAGTCGTCATCCAGAGTTTCTCGGGTGAGGTTGACCCGCGCTGCGATCGTGAATTGGTCGAGATGGAGGGTCAGTGGTTGATTCGCCCACTCAAGACAACAGGGCGTGACTGA